One Thermus sp. CCB_US3_UF1 DNA window includes the following coding sequences:
- a CDS encoding MarR family winged helix-turn-helix transcriptional regulator: protein MVWEVLGRIWRLQRALREEAERGLASLGLSGLEAWLLWVLKRHPYPSEAARRMGLPLPTVSHMLRRLEEGGFVARSLDRADLRRFAFRLTAKGEEAFRRAEALMEEALGRRLARLRPDEVQHLLTLLAKLEET, encoded by the coding sequence ATGGTCTGGGAGGTGCTGGGCCGCATCTGGCGCCTGCAGCGGGCCCTGAGGGAAGAGGCCGAGCGGGGCCTGGCCTCCTTGGGGCTTTCCGGCCTCGAGGCCTGGCTCCTTTGGGTGCTGAAGCGCCACCCCTACCCCTCCGAGGCCGCCCGGCGCATGGGCCTGCCCCTGCCCACCGTGAGCCACATGCTCCGCCGCTTGGAGGAGGGGGGGTTCGTGGCCCGCTCCCTGGACAGGGCCGACCTGCGCCGCTTCGCCTTCCGCCTCACGGCCAAGGGGGAGGAGGCCTTTCGCCGGGCGGAAGCCCTTATGGAGGAGGCCCTGGGCCGCCGCCTGGCCCGCCTGCGCCCGGATGAGGTCCAGCACCTCCTGACGCTTTTGGCCAAACTGGAGGAAACATGA